The Listeria monocytogenes genome window below encodes:
- a CDS encoding sugar-binding transcriptional regulator, giving the protein MKWEEKRDMVKIATWYYHYGWTQAQIAKKIGISRSIISKTLQRAKDLGIVEIFIKDETYYTVDLEQKLEEKFGLEEAIVVATHDMSEEEALNFLAKEAAYTLSKRIAKVNTLGISWGKTIRKFANEFPFIPHKDLTIIPLIGGMGSSDIDLHSNQICYDLKKKMKCHSKYLYAPALVEDTEMKTDLSKNKYISEVLEEGKTVDMAIVGVSSPYNHSTMEEIGYINSEDIEELRYRDVVGDINSRFFTADGKEANTEINTHVIGLSLEELKNIPTVVALANGLQKKEALVAALDAGLIDVIVITDRMAEYILQKNN; this is encoded by the coding sequence ATGAAATGGGAAGAAAAAAGAGATATGGTAAAAATCGCTACGTGGTACTATCACTATGGCTGGACCCAAGCACAAATTGCCAAAAAAATCGGGATATCAAGATCGATTATTTCTAAAACCTTGCAACGCGCGAAAGACTTAGGTATTGTTGAAATCTTCATTAAAGACGAAACATACTATACGGTAGATTTAGAACAAAAATTAGAAGAAAAGTTCGGTTTAGAGGAAGCGATTGTCGTCGCAACACACGATATGTCTGAGGAAGAAGCACTGAATTTCCTTGCCAAAGAAGCGGCTTATACCCTAAGTAAAAGAATTGCTAAGGTAAACACTCTAGGTATTTCATGGGGGAAAACCATCCGCAAATTCGCTAATGAATTCCCTTTTATCCCGCACAAAGATTTAACAATTATTCCACTTATCGGCGGAATGGGCTCGAGTGATATTGATCTGCACTCCAATCAAATTTGTTATGATTTAAAGAAAAAAATGAAATGTCATTCCAAATATTTGTATGCTCCTGCGCTCGTTGAAGATACAGAGATGAAAACTGATTTATCCAAAAACAAGTATATTAGTGAAGTATTAGAAGAAGGAAAAACCGTTGATATGGCTATTGTCGGCGTTTCAAGTCCTTATAATCACAGCACAATGGAAGAAATCGGCTATATTAATTCAGAAGATATTGAAGAACTACGCTATAGAGATGTTGTAGGTGATATTAATTCACGCTTCTTCACAGCAGATGGTAAAGAAGCAAACACAGAAATTAATACCCATGTCATCGGCCTTAGTTTAGAGGAACTAAAAAATATCCCAACTGTCGTCGCGCTCGCAAACGGACTACAAAAAAAAGAAGCGTTAGTTGCTGCTCTTGACGCTGGATTGATAGATGTGATTGTGATTACTGATAGAATGGCTGAATACATTCTTCAAAAAAATAATTAG